A genomic window from Xenorhabdus cabanillasii includes:
- a CDS encoding thymidine kinase, protein MAQLYFYYSAMNAGKSTSLLQSSYNYNERGMRTLIFTAEIDTRFEKGKVGSRIGLSADALLFSPVTNIAELIRRENKVEKIHCVLIDECQFLTKEHVKQLCEIVDYDDIPVLCYGLRTDFQGELFSGSQYLLAWSDKLVELKTICHCGRKASHVLRFGSDGNVVHDGAQVDIGGNEKYVSVCRRHYSDVIRDAKAKKAERT, encoded by the coding sequence ATGGCTCAGCTTTATTTTTATTATTCTGCTATGAATGCAGGAAAATCAACTTCCTTATTACAGTCTTCTTATAACTATAACGAAAGAGGAATGAGGACGTTGATTTTCACAGCAGAAATCGATACCCGATTTGAAAAAGGGAAGGTGGGTTCCCGTATTGGTTTATCCGCAGATGCTTTGTTGTTTTCACCGGTAACTAATATCGCTGAACTTATCAGACGTGAAAACAAAGTAGAAAAGATTCATTGTGTTTTGATTGATGAATGCCAATTTTTAACAAAAGAACACGTCAAACAGCTTTGTGAAATTGTTGATTACGATGATATCCCTGTTCTTTGTTATGGTTTAAGGACAGATTTTCAGGGAGAGTTATTTAGTGGTAGCCAATATCTTCTCGCTTGGTCGGATAAATTAGTTGAACTGAAAACAATTTGTCATTGTGGAAGAAAAGCCAGCCATGTACTGCGTTTTGGCAGCGACGGCAACGTTGTTCATGATGGTGCGCAGGTTGATATTGGAGGCAATGAAAAATATGTCTCAGTGTGTCGCAGGCACTATTCTGATGTCATTCGTGATGCTAAGGCTAAAAAAGCTGAGCGGACATAA
- a CDS encoding ABC transporter substrate-binding protein encodes MRKTPSKLSQLISSIVLLSFPMTQGIAAQVPAGVVLAEKQEVTINNGVEVTSLDPHKVEGGPETNIIRNLLEGLVSTGPNGEIVPGVAEKWKTDDYQVWTFYLRDNAKWSDGKPVTAQDFVYSWRRLSDPKVGSPYTSYLQYTYVLNADDILKGKKSPDQLGVKALDERRFQVTLSRPVPYLINMLSHTPLKPVRQDIVEKFDIKWTSPENFIGNGAYVLKDWVINERIVLVRNSQYWNDKESIIEKGTFLPIVSGISDVNRYRSGEVDITNNAIPPELYQKMKRDIPEQVQVSPYLCTFYYEINNQKPLFKDKRVREAIKLSLDRDIITQRIMGQGQIPAYGFTPTFIGGGLTINPEWANWTQEQRNQRARELLKEAGFDASNPLKFTLLYNTSEQNKQQAIAAASMWQKNIGAKVTLQNQEWKTSLQNRHQGNYDVARATWCGDYNEPSSFLNYLLSDSSNNTAFYQNAAFDNYLKQALTGKDEKTRKEFYQLAEAQLDADSGLIPVYYRVSTRLIRPTVGGMTGKDPLDYVDLKNLYIKK; translated from the coding sequence ATGAGAAAAACACCGTCAAAGTTGAGTCAGTTGATTTCCTCTATCGTTTTATTATCGTTTCCTATGACGCAAGGAATTGCTGCGCAGGTTCCCGCAGGTGTAGTGTTGGCAGAGAAGCAAGAAGTTACTATTAATAATGGTGTTGAGGTTACATCACTGGATCCTCATAAAGTTGAAGGTGGCCCGGAAACCAACATTATTCGTAATTTACTTGAAGGATTGGTAAGCACCGGGCCAAACGGTGAAATTGTGCCGGGTGTAGCAGAAAAATGGAAAACTGATGATTATCAGGTATGGACATTTTATCTACGTGACAATGCCAAGTGGAGTGATGGTAAGCCAGTTACGGCACAGGATTTTGTTTATAGCTGGCGTCGTCTCTCTGATCCAAAAGTAGGATCGCCTTATACCAGTTATTTGCAATATACCTATGTACTGAACGCAGATGATATCTTAAAAGGAAAAAAATCGCCTGATCAACTGGGTGTTAAAGCACTTGATGAGCGCCGTTTTCAAGTGACATTAAGTCGTCCTGTTCCTTACCTTATTAATATGTTGAGCCACACACCGCTGAAACCCGTCCGGCAAGATATTGTGGAGAAGTTTGATATTAAGTGGACGTCACCAGAAAACTTTATCGGCAATGGAGCTTATGTATTAAAGGATTGGGTCATTAATGAACGAATCGTTTTAGTGCGTAATTCGCAATATTGGAATGATAAAGAATCTATTATCGAAAAAGGAACTTTCTTACCTATCGTCTCAGGTATCAGTGATGTTAACCGTTACCGCAGTGGGGAAGTAGATATTACCAACAATGCTATTCCACCAGAATTGTATCAAAAAATGAAACGGGATATTCCTGAGCAAGTGCAAGTTTCACCTTATCTCTGTACGTTTTATTACGAAATTAATAATCAAAAACCATTATTTAAAGATAAACGAGTGCGTGAAGCCATTAAACTGAGTCTTGACAGAGATATTATCACTCAAAGGATTATGGGACAGGGGCAAATTCCGGCATACGGTTTCACTCCTACTTTTATTGGCGGTGGTCTTACGATTAATCCAGAATGGGCGAATTGGACACAAGAACAGCGCAATCAACGGGCAAGAGAGTTATTAAAAGAAGCCGGCTTTGATGCCAGCAATCCGCTCAAATTTACTTTACTCTATAACACCTCAGAGCAGAACAAACAACAGGCTATTGCCGCTGCGTCCATGTGGCAGAAAAACATTGGCGCGAAAGTCACATTACAAAATCAGGAATGGAAAACCTCACTGCAAAATCGCCACCAGGGAAATTATGACGTGGCGAGAGCGACATGGTGTGGCGATTATAACGAGCCTTCATCCTTCTTAAATTATCTATTGTCGGACAGCAGTAATAATACGGCGTTCTACCAGAATGCTGCCTTTGATAATTATCTTAAGCAGGCTCTGACAGGGAAAGACGAAAAAACACGCAAAGAATTTTATCAGTTGGCAGAGGCTCAGCTTGATGCTGATTCGGGGTTGATCCCTGTGTATTACAGGGTTTCTACGCGTCTGATTCGCCCAACGGTCGGAGGAATGACAGGAAAAGATCCTTTAGATTACGTTGATCTTAAGAACTTATATATCAAAAAATAG
- the hns gene encoding histone-like nucleoid-structuring protein H-NS, with protein MSENLKSLNNIRTLRAQARECELSTLEEMLEKLTIVVEERREEESQARAQIEERTRKLQEYREMLEKDGIELSDLVDALSGKTTGKSKRAARPAKYSYIDNGETKTWTGQGRTPAVIKKAIEEEGKSLEDFLI; from the coding sequence ATGAGCGAAAATTTAAAATCCTTAAATAACATCCGTACTTTGCGCGCGCAAGCAAGAGAATGTGAACTTAGCACTTTAGAAGAAATGCTGGAAAAACTTACGATTGTTGTTGAAGAACGTCGTGAAGAAGAAAGCCAAGCTCGTGCTCAAATAGAAGAACGTACACGTAAGCTTCAAGAATACCGTGAAATGTTGGAAAAAGACGGTATTGAATTAAGCGATTTAGTAGACGCTTTAAGTGGTAAAACTACTGGTAAATCTAAACGTGCTGCACGCCCAGCTAAATATTCATACATTGACAATGGTGAAACTAAAACCTGGACTGGACAAGGCCGTACTCCAGCAGTAATCAAGAAAGCAATTGAAGAAGAAGGCAAGTCACTGGAAGATTTTCTGATCTAA
- a CDS encoding NAD-dependent epimerase yields the protein MKFLVTGSAGFIGFHVSQRLLSMGYEVVGIDNINNYYDVNLKQARLNLLLPHPGFKFEKLDLADRVAISELFSKHQFQRVIHLGAQPGVRYSIQNPMAYIDANIVGHINILEGCRHNHVEHLLYASSSSVYGLNKKQPFSTDDSVDHPVSLYAATKKADELMSHSYSHLYQIPTTGLRFFTVYGPWGRPDMALFKFTKAMLEGRTIDVYNHGNMVRDFTYIDDIVESIIRLQTIIPTSDKDWSVEEGQISASSAPYRIYNIGNGHPTKLGDFIEAIESSLGIKAKKNFMDIQDGDVLSTCADSSALYEKIGFSPNTPVKEGVKRFVDWYLDFYQQP from the coding sequence ATGAAATTTTTAGTTACAGGCTCTGCTGGTTTTATTGGTTTTCATGTTAGCCAGCGGTTATTAAGTATGGGGTATGAAGTTGTCGGCATCGATAACATCAATAATTATTATGATGTTAATTTGAAGCAGGCAAGATTAAATTTATTACTCCCTCATCCGGGGTTTAAATTTGAAAAATTAGATCTGGCTGATAGAGTTGCAATTTCGGAGTTGTTTTCTAAACATCAATTTCAACGAGTTATCCATTTGGGGGCCCAGCCGGGTGTTCGTTATTCAATACAGAACCCAATGGCATATATTGATGCCAATATCGTTGGTCATATCAATATTCTTGAAGGATGTCGTCACAATCACGTTGAACATTTATTATATGCGTCTTCAAGTTCGGTATATGGATTAAATAAAAAACAGCCATTCTCTACTGATGATTCGGTTGATCATCCTGTTTCTTTATATGCCGCTACCAAAAAAGCTGATGAATTAATGTCTCACAGCTACTCACATCTTTATCAAATACCGACCACAGGTTTACGGTTTTTTACAGTATATGGCCCGTGGGGGCGTCCTGATATGGCCTTATTTAAGTTTACTAAAGCCATGTTGGAGGGGAGGACTATCGATGTTTATAACCATGGTAATATGGTAAGGGATTTCACATATATTGATGATATTGTCGAGTCTATAATCAGATTACAAACCATTATTCCCACCTCTGATAAAGACTGGTCAGTTGAAGAGGGGCAGATATCTGCCAGCTCTGCACCATATCGTATTTACAATATTGGTAATGGTCATCCGACAAAATTGGGTGATTTTATTGAAGCAATTGAATCGTCATTAGGTATAAAGGCAAAGAAAAACTTTATGGATATTCAGGATGGTGATGTACTGTCCACTTGTGCTGATTCTAGCGCGCTCTACGAGAAGATAGGTTTTTCACCCAATACTCCAGTGAAAGAAGGTGTGAAACGGTTTGTTGATTGGTATTTGGATTTTTACCAGCAGCCTTAA